The window GATCTAGAGAAATAAATTTCTCTACGTTGATTACTTGATTTGTTGCTATCAATGTCGTTTCATTCAGTTTTCAAAGAACAAGTTTTGAATGCTCATATAGTAGCTTCTTCAAGTGATAAACCTGCTTGAAAAGCGTAATGAACCTTCAAAACTGAACGCAAAACGTCAATGTGCAGACCCGTGGTCTACATTCCGTAATAATCCTTAGAAAGGAGGTGATCCAGCCGCACCTTCCGATACGGCTACCTTGTTACGACTTCACCCCAATCATCTGTCCCACCTTCGGCGGCTGGCTCCCGTAAGGGTTACCCCACCGACTTCGGGTGTTACAAACTCTCGTGGTGTGACGGGCGGTGTGTACAAGACCCGGGAACGTATTCACCGTGGCATGCTGATCCACGATTACTAGCGATTCCGGCTTCATGGAGGCGAGTTGCAGCCTCCAATCCGAACTGGGAATGATTTTATGGGATTGGCTCCCCCTCGCGGGTTGGCAACCCTCTGTATCATCCATTGTAGCACGTGTGTAGCCCAGGTCATAAGGGGCATGATGATTTGACGTCATCCCCACCTTCCTCCGGTTTATCACCGGCAGTCACCTTAGAGTGCCCAACTGAATGCTGGCAACTAAGATCAAGGGTTGCGCTCGTTGCGGGACTTAACCCAACATCTCACGACACGAGCTGACGACAACCATGCACCACCTGTCACCGCTGTCCCCGAAGGGAAAGGCGTATCTCTACACCGGGCAGCGGGATGTCAAGACCTGGTAAGGTTCTTCGCGTTGCTTCGAATTAAACCACATGCTCCACCGCTTGTGCGGGTCCCCGTCAATTCCTTTGAGTTTCAGCCTTGCGGCCGTACTCCCCAGGCGGAGTGCTTAATGCGTTAGCTGCAGCACTAAGGGGCGGAAACCCCCTAACACTTAGCACTCATCGTTTACGGCGTGGACTACCAGGGTATCTAATCCTGTTTGCTCCCCACGCTTTCGCGCCTCAGCGTCAGTTACAGACCAGAAAGCCGCCTTCGCCACTGGTGTTCCTCCACATCTCTACGCATTTCACCGCTACACGTGGAATTCCGCTTTCCTCTTCTGTACTCAAGTTCTCCAGTTTCCAATGACCCTCCACGGTTGAGCCGTGGGCTTTCACATCAGACTTAAAGAACCGCCTGCGCGCGCTTTACGCCCAATAATTCCGGACAACGCTTGCCACCTACGTATTACCGCGGCTGCTGGCACGTAGTTAGCCGTGGCTTTCTAATAAGGTACCGTCATGGCACGGGCAGTTACTCCCGTACTTGTTCTTCCCTTACAACAGAGCTTTACGATCCGAAAACCTTCTTCGCTCACGCGGCATTGCTCCATCAGACTTTCGTCCATTGTGGAAGATTCCCTACTGCTGCCTCCCGTAGGAGTCTGGGCCGTGTCTCAGTCCCAGTGTGGCCGATCACCCTCTCAGGTCGGCTACGCATCGTCGCCTTGGTAGGCCATTACCCCACCAACTAGCTAATGCGCCGCGGGCCCATCCTACAGTGACAGCCGAAACCGTCTTTCAGAGTTTGTCCATGCGGACAAACTGATTATTCGGTATTAGCCCCGGTTTCCCGGAGTTATCCCCATCTGTAGGGCAGGTTGCCCACGTGTTACTCACCCGTCCGCCGCTGAAATCAGGGAGCAAGCTCCCATCATTCCGCTCGACTTGCATGTATTAGGCATGCCGCCAGCGTTCGTCCTGAGCCAGGATCAAACTCTCCATAATAGAAGAAAATGAATAGCTCATTTCTTGCTGACTTGGGAGGAATCAAGTTCCTCCCCTGAATCTGAAGATTCAGTTGTGTTTCTTTTCATCCGACATAAGTCGGCTTACTTAGAAACGTTTTGCTCAAGTGCACGTGGCACTCTCGCTGTATTTCATTGACGTTTTGCTGTTCAGTTTTCAAGGTTCATTGTGTTGGAATCAAGTAGCATTCCTATGTGTGTTTCGTGTGCCTCACTGGCGACATACATAAGATTACAACATCCACAAACGAATGTCAACACTTTATAATAACTTTTTATAAAAATACTGCAAAAGCGCATAGCGCAGCGATTCCTGGTATCCCTAGAATCGCGAGCAAGACTCCTGAAGTAATGTTCACCGGTACATAAATACCAATAAACCCTCCTGCAACATTCATTGCAAAAAGAATAAGAAATGCGAAGGCCAGCCGAAACCAATAAACCGATAGAAGTTCCAATGCTTTTTGGATATGTTTCTTATCCAACACTACTAATAGAAGGAGAACCAATACAACGGAAACAATACCAATAACTTTCACGGGAAACACCTCTTTTCAAAGAATGGTTCATTCTATGCGGTCCCGTGAAAATATATCAATCATTGCCTAACTGTCGAGCCTTTGCTTCTTTGTATAAATAGAAGTGTTTACATTCGGCTATTTTCCGCCTGGCAATCACTTCTTGGTCATAATCATTGAGATATCTCTCAATTCCTTTTGCGCGTTCCCACTCTTCCTTCGTTTCCACCATTAATGAATGGAGACGTCCATCGAACTCTTTTTTTAATTTACTTTTCCGGCCAAACACCAAAACTGCCCCCTATAACTCCCGGCGGCC of the Sporosarcina sp. FSL K6-1508 genome contains:
- a CDS encoding pro-sigmaK processing inhibitor BofA family protein — translated: MKVIGIVSVVLVLLLLVVLDKKHIQKALELLSVYWFRLAFAFLILFAMNVAGGFIGIYVPVNITSGVLLAILGIPGIAALCAFAVFL
- a CDS encoding YaaL family protein, with translation MFGRKSKLKKEFDGRLHSLMVETKEEWERAKGIERYLNDYDQEVIARRKIAECKHFYLYKEAKARQLGND